Genomic window (Spirosoma sp. KCTC 42546):
GCACCTAGCAAATGTAACCAATATAAAAGCCAAGAGCCTTTGAAACCAGTGTGGCCAGTTAAAAAAACTTTTTTGTATTGATAAGTATCCTTGTATTGATGTACTACCATACTTTCCAAGGTGCCTGGTTACTACTCCACAATTCCTCCAGCTCTATTTTATCCCGCATTGCATCCATACACTTCCAGAAACCATAATGCCGGTATGCTGTTAATTGGTCGTGCTTCGCAATATCGACCAAGGGTTTTTTTTCCCATTGGATTGAATCCATATTGCCTTGTAAAAATTTAAAAATCCCCCTGTTTAGCACAAAAAAACCACCATTTATCCAAGTTCCATCTCCCTCAGGTTTCTCCTGAAAATGCTGAATAACACCCTGTTCGTCAGTTGTAATATTACCAAACCGACCAGGGGGCTGTATAGATGTCAAAGTAGCTTGTCTTCCATGGCTCTTATGGAATTCTACCAATTTTTGGATATTAACATTGGCAACGCCATCACCATAGGTAAGCATAAACGTGTCATCGCTACCCAAGTAAGGCTCAATCCGTTTAATTCTGCCAGCAGTGTTAGTATCTACTCCTGTATCTACTAATGTTACCTTAAATGATTCGGCACTTGAATAGTGAACATCTAATTTGTTATTATGTAGTTCGACTGTGATATCAGAGTTATACAGGAAGTAATTAATGAAGTATTCCTTGATCATATAACCTTTGTATCCTAAACAAATGATGAACTCATCAAAACCATAGTGGGCATAAATCTTCATTATGTGCCAAAGCATTGGCTTACCCCCTATTTCTACCATTGGCTTGGGCTTAGTTATCGTTTCTTCACTAAGACGAGTTCCTAAACCACCAGCAAGAATGACTACTTTCATATTTATAGAGTATACTTCCCTCAGCAAGCTTAATGAATCAAAAGTTTAAATCTAGCTTAGTAAATCATCTACTATTCGTTTTAGCTTTTCAATTAGTTCAGATAAGCCAATTATCATACAGTCTCTCAGAAAATTTATCCACTTTTAGCTCTCTCATGTTATTTTATTAACAGAATACCCTTTTACCATTAAATGTCCTACTTGTTCCATAGTATGCTTTGCTTGCCAGTCAAGCTTGTTCCTTGCTTTCGTCGGATTAGCATGCCCTTCAGCAATATCTGTTGGGCGAAAAAATGTCGTATCTATGCGAACATGTTCTCCCCAATTAAGTCCAACAGCGTCAAAAATAACCTGAATAAAGTCTCGAAGTTTATGAGTTTGACCCGTTGCAATGACATAATCATCTGCTTGCTCTTGCTGTAACATAAGCCACATTGCCTCTACATAATCAGGTGCCCAACCCCAATCGCGGGCAATATCAATATTACCAAGTGTCAATTTTTCTGTGCTTCCTTGAGCTATACGACATGCTGTTGCCACAATTTTTTGTGTCACAAAACGCTCAGGCCGTAAAGGTGATTCATGATTGAATAATATACCTGTACAGGCATACAACTGGTACGCTTCCCGATAATTAGCAACTTGCCAGAAAGCCGCAGCCTTAGCCACCCCATAAGGACTACGTGGTCGAAATGGTGTATTTTCATCAGCTATGATGCTGCCTGTATCACCAAAGCATTCGCTTGATCCAGCATTATAGAATTTTATTGGCAGATTGCTGAATCGAATAGCCTCCAATAAATTCAATGTGCCAATGCTAATGCTTTCAAGTGTTTCAACCGGCTGCTCGAAGGAAAGACCAACTGAACTCTGACCAGCCAAATTATATACTTCATCCGGCTTTACTTTCAGTAAAGTTTGTAAGACGCTTCTGAAGTCATGGATACTAATAGATACTAAATGAACGTCCCGTATAATTCCTAAACGATTCAAGTTCCGAAATGCGGACATCTGAGCATCTCGAGAGCCTCCATAGACGGTATAACCCTTATCAAGCAACAATTTAGCTAAATAGGCTCCATCCTGACCTGAAACACCACAAATCAATGCTGTCTTCATTTAATATTAGTTAGACTGTCTCTTCATAAAGCGACGTATAAAAAAAACAGCTAACCCTACGATTGTCCCAAAGATAGTGAATCCGATAGTAATAACCGTTCGTTGTGGGCCGCTCTTACGTAATGGTACTCGAGCAGGTTCAAGAACCTGAAATACCGGAGACTCTTCCTCTATTTTGATACGCGCTTGTTCTAATTGTTTAGAAAGTTCACTATAAACAGATTGAGTCAACATATAATCAGCCTGAAGTCGTTGTTCTTCAATTTTAGCGGTATTTGCATACACGTTTCTATTACGGTCACGATAGCTTGCTAATTGTAACTCTGCGGATTCATAACGCTGACGTGCATTGTTAACTTGCTGCATTAGAAACTCTACTTGTTTACGAGCTTTCCCTGTGCGGTAATTTGTAACGTAGTTTGTTAAGTAATCCAATGTTAGGCGCGCTACTGTGGCGGCAACAACAGCGTCAGGCATCCGGGACGTAATTGTAATAATACCCGATCTTTTATCCATTTCAGCAACTACACGTGCATTTATCGTTTTGCTGAGTGCTTCCTGTTCTCGCGTCAACTGTAGTGTAGTTGTTGATGTTGACGGCACTAAGGCTTCAAGCTCGTTTTTATCATTACTACTAAAAATTCTGCCTATAAAAGCTGATATTCCTTTCTCTGACTGTTGAGAAAAATATGTTTGAAGCACTTGAGATTTAGAAGATTCTGACGTTTTAACAGGCTGCGAAAGAAGATACAAACTAAAAGGTAAACTCTGTAAAATATCTGGGTACAAATCAGGTCGAATTGCTTCTGATGCACCACTCATATTGCCAAGGTTTACACCTGCTAAACCAGCGAGTGACCTTAAATCGCTTAAACCACCGCCCGCACCAGTTGCGGCTTTCAGTTCTGGCATCACCTTCACGCTTGCAGTATATTCATTTTGTTGAGAAATCGCATAGAGTACACCAACAATCAAAAAAACTATACTCCAAAAAAAAACGGTCTTGCGACTATCTTTTAAAAACCGCACAATGTCACTCAGTCGAATCTCGATCTCGTCTTCTCCAATTTTACTTATCTTAGGAATCTTCGTAACTGACATAATTAGAACTAGAGTAATAATTAACGAAGAAGAATATTAACAAGTGCAATAGATACGGTAGCTAACAAAGAAAGAATTCCAAGCCGTTCTGCTGTACTCAATCTATTATTATCCAGAGGCTTAAAAGGGACTACTACTGTTGAGCCAGGGTAAACTTTAGGTCGGGATAAAAAAAACAAAAACTGATGTGTCCGATCTTTTCGCCCATTCGGATACACCACATACGCCTTACTTTTTCGGGAATTATCTGTAAATCCCCCCGCTTCACTGATATAGTCATCAAATTTATATTCTAACTTATAACTAACAGATGATGGATTTAATACACCACCCTGTACGGTAACAATCTCTGGCCGTTGAGGAATATATAACGTGTCCTCGTCATGAAGCAATAAGTTCTCTTCAGATCCAGAATTAGTTAAAATTTCACTTAGGTCATTGGCAATTATATCGCCTTTTCGTTTGAACTGAGCACCCAATATGTAGGCTTGCGGCTTCAATCCTCCGGCTCGCTTAATGAGATCGCTGATACGCTCTTCCCGACTAAAAATAGAGTAATTGCCAGGTTGCATAATCTCCCCATAAATATACACCTGTTGCTGAGTTGTATAATTTGGCGATGTACGAACATACACAATATCAAACGGTTGAAGTCGAAACTCATCAGCACTACCTGAATCACGTTTAACCGATGTAATTTGTAGATTTCGATCAATTGCAAATCGATATATTTCCAGTTTAGTAGTCCGCATACCCGATGAATCCTGACGAATTCGTCGAGATACTTCTATTAGGTTTGGCTTAGCTCCCTCCTGGAATCCCCCCGCCTGCGCAATCAGATCTGCTACGCTCATATTGGTAACGAAATCAACTGTATCAGGGTGGTTGACAGCCCCTTCAATAGTAACGTAATACTCTTCGCGAAGATCACGAATTGATAAAACGGTCAGGCTATCCTGCCGCATCAGTGGAATATCAGCAATTTCATTCCGCATCAATTTACCTAAATCAAAGGATAGGTTCTCTTTATCCATGTCGGGACGTTCACGGATAATGGATGCCCGATTGGTAAATGCGTCTTTGCGGAGACCATCGGCCCTACTTATGAGTTGACGAACAGTCTCTAATCCAGGTTCGAGGGAGTAATCGCCGGGACGCATGACCGCTCCCGCTACCTGAACGCGGTTTTCATAACGTTCGAGTATTTTTCCTACTTCATATTTGTCTCCTCGCTGGGGTACAAAACTTGCTATTTGCTCTTCTGTAATGGTTACAATACGCCGTTCACGGCTCGTATTTCGCCGAAGGGTGATTGAAGCCCGATAAGCATCGTCAGCAAAACCGCCTGCAAAACCCAACACCGTTTTCAACGTTTCGCCGGGTAATACTTCAAAAATAGCTGGTCGTCGAACCTGTCCGGTCAACTCAACATGCGTTTCGTAGTCCGCTACACGGATCACATCCTGATCACGCAACTGAATGTTATCGCGCTGGTCTGCTCGAAGGATAAAATCGTATAGATCGATAGTACGGATTACCCGATTGCCTCTAATTACGCTGATTTTTCGGAATGACCCCGTTTCTGGATTTGGGCCTCCAGCCAGATACAGAACATTGAAGGCAGACCCAAGGGAAGAAATGGTGTAGGTTCCTGGACGGACTACTTCCCCGACTAGTGTAACACGAATACTTCGAATATTGGTTAAGGCTATATTGGCACTTGTACCACTACCGGCGGCACCCAGGCCCTGGTAACCACCCTTTCGTAAGCGATCAATAATGCGCTGCTCTGCCTGTTCAATGGTAAGACCACTAACAAAAATAGGGGCCAAATCAGGGATTTTTACGGTTCCATCAGGGCTTACTTTCAAGTTAAAGTCACCGGTGGATGCCCCGGAAATATCGATTTTAATTTCATCATCCGGACCTACCACATAGTTACGCGGAGTAGCAATGCGTAAGTTAGGCTCAAATGACAGATTGGCATTCTCAAATAAAGATGCCCCAAAAACCCGAAGTTTCTTACTCGTATCTCGACGCATAGTCGTCGAGTCCGTTCTTCGGGAAAGATCAGAAGGCAATGTTCTGCCTGTTTGCTTATCAATCGAAGTCTGGCTTGAGGGGCGAGAGGCTTGTGAACGTAGTGCAGTAATCCGCTTACGCATTTTAGCAATATCATCCAGTGTGTATCCCTGCGACATAGCTGCCTGCTCGATCTGTGCTTCACTCAGACCACTGGCCTGGGCCCGTTGATAAAAGTTCTGAACGTCTTCGTCGCTCAATTGATCCACCCGAGAACGAGGTGTCGTCTGAGCTGATGCCTGATATGACCCTGTCAGTAATAATAGCAGGAAAACAGCTTGATAGGATCGAATACGGGGGATAAAGTGTGACAATTTGTCCTTAGTACGCATGAACACTGGCGATTGGGCCAAAATTTGAACTGCAAAAGTAATAGATTCCTTTCAAAACTCCGTTCCCTTATAATAAGGCATCGCTGGCGGGCAGGCATTTACCTTGTAGTCCCGCTGTAATGCACTAAATTTGTAGGCAAAACAGTCAGTAGTCAATGGTAAACCTGGAGATTCCGATACGATTGACTGGTGACTAATGACTAAAAAGAAATGATTAATCTCATAGCTAAATTTTTCGGGACCAAATCGCAACGGGACATCAAAGAACTCCTCCCTTATGTCGAAAAAGTCAACACCGAATTTGTCCGATTAACCGATTTATCTAACGATGAATTGCGGCAGGTTTCGGCCTCGCTTAAAGCGCAGATTGCGGATGAGTTGGCCGATATTGATAACCAGATCGCTGAGTTGAGCGAACAGGCTAGTCACCCTGATGTAGATGTCAACGAGAAAGAACACCTCTTCAATCAGATCGACAAACTAGAGGCCGATCGCAATACAGAGTTAGAGCGTGTCCTTCTCGATATTTTACCTCGTGCTTTCGCGGTTGTAAAAGAAACGGCTCGCCGGTTTACCGAAAATGACCAGTTAACAGTAACTGCTACAAACGTTGATCGTGAAATTGCCTCCCGCAAGAAACACATTACGATTGATGGCGAACAGGCTCATTGGGCTAACCGTTGGGATGCCGCCGGAACCCAGGTTAAGTGGGACATGGTTCACTACGATGTTCAGATTATTGGGGGCGTTGTATTGCACCAGGGCAAAATTGCCGAAATGGCCACGGGTGAGGGTAAAACCCTCGTGGCTACTTTCCCAGCCTTCCTGAATGGTCTGGCGGGGCGAGGTGTGCATATTGTAACGGTCAATGATTACCTGGCCAAGCGTGACTCCGAATGGATGGCACCTCTGTTTGAGTTTCATGGCCTTCGGGTAGATTGTATCGACAAGCATCAGCCTAATTCTGACCAGCGGAAAAACGCCTATCTCGCCGATATTACCTATGGTACTAATAACGAGTTCGGTTTTGATTACCTCCGCGATAACATGGCCCGTGAACCAAGCGAACTGGTTCAGCGGAAACACCATTATGCCATGGTGGATGAGGTTGACTCAGTCCTGATTGATGATGCCCGTACCCCGCTGATCATTAGCGGTCCTGTACCTCGTGGCGATGAGCAGGATTATATCGAATTGAAACCCCGTGTGGCACGCGTGGTGGAAGCACAACGTAAGTTAGTGTACGATTTCCTGAACGATGCCAAAAAGAAAATTGCGGCTGGTGATGAAAAAGAAGGTGGCCTGTCTTTGTTTAGGGCACATCGCGGTCTACCCAAACATAAGCCCCTTATTAAGTTTCTGTCGGAAACAGGTAACAAAGCATTACTTCAAAAAACAGAATCGATTTATCTGGCTGAAAACCAGAAACTGATGCCCGAAGCGGATGCCCCGCTCTATTTTACCATTGATGAGCGCCATAATGGTATCGATTTAACCGAAAAAGGCATCGACTATATTACCGGCTCGGGCGAAGATCCTAACTTCTTCATTCTCCCGGATCTGTCAATCGACCTCAACGTCATTGAAAAAGACGCGGAATTTTCGGAGCAGGAGAAAATTCTCCATAAAGAAGCCGTTATCCGTGACTACGCCGTTAAAACGCAACGGATCAATACGGTTAACCAATTACTGAAAGCATTCACGTTGTTCGAGAAAGACACCGAGTACGTCATTATGGACGGTAAGGTGAAAATTGTTGATGAGCAAACAGGCAGGATTATGGAAGGCCGGCGTTGGTCGGACGGATTGCACCAGGCCGTTGAAGCCAAGGAAAATGTGAAGGTTGAAGATGCCACACAAACCTATGCCACGGTTACGCTCCAAAACTACTTCCGTATGTATCACAAGCGGGCTGGTATGACGGGTACAGCTGAGACGGAAGCATCTGAATTCTGGCAGATTTACAAAATGGACGTTGTCGTCATTCCAACGAACCGGGCTATTAGCCGGGCCGACGAAGAAGACAAAGTATATCGCTCAGTGCGCGAAAAATACAACGCAGTAGTTGACGAAATCGCCAGCTTGGTTGAGAAAGGACGCCCTGTACTCGTTGGTACAACATCGGTTGAAAACTCTGAATTACTGAGCCGTTTTCTGACCATGCGTAAGATACAGCACCAGGTTCTGAACGCGAAGTATCACCAGCGTGAAGCCGAAATTGTAGCCTCCGCAGGTTTTCCTGGCACGGTTACGATTGCAACCAACATGGCTGGCCGGGGTACAGATATTAAGTTAACGCCAGAATCACGTGCCGCTGGTGGCTTGGCCATTATCGGTACTGAACGCCACGAATCACGTCGGGTTGACCGGCAGTTGCGTGGCCGGGCAGGCCGTCAGGGTGACCCAGGGACATCGCAGTTCTTCGTTTCACTTGAAGATAGCCTGATGCGCTTGTTCGGGTCGGAGCGGATTGCCAAAGTGATGGACCGCATGGGTCTCGAAGAGGGCGAGGTAATTCAACACTCGATGATTACGAAATCGATCGAACGGGCCCAGAAGAAAGTCGAAGAAAATAACTTCGGCATTCGGAAACGGCTGCTTGAATACGATGACGTCATGAATTATCAGCGTGAAGCCATCTATAAACGTCGTCGGAATGCGTTGTTTGGCGACCGTTTGCCACTCGACATTGCCAATACAATGTATGATGTGGTTGAAGAAACCGTCAACAATTCGGAAGGAAACTACGAAGAAGTAAAACTTCAGTTGTTAACCACACTGGGACTTTCACCGACGCTGACTGCTCAAGAGTTTGCTGCCAAGAAAAAACCGGATCAGATTCGGCATCTCTATAACGAAGCAGAAGCCAATTATCAGGCGAAGAATCACGCCATTGCCGATAAAGCGCTGCCGATTTTAACCCAGGTGCTGAATGAGCAGGGCCACCAGATTAAAAACATCGTCGTACCATTTTCGGATGGTATTCATGAATTAACGGTTGTGGCTGATCTGCAAAAGGCTGTTGAAAGTGGTGGTCGCGAAATCGTGACGGAAATGGAAAAAGCCGTAACGCTATCCGTTATTGACCAGGAGTGGAAGGAACACCTGCGCGAAATGGACGATCTGAAGCAATCGGTACAGAATGCCGTGTTTGAGCAGAAAGACCCCTTGCTGGTGTACAAGTTTGAGTCAGTAGAATTGTTCAAGCGATTCCTCAACAAGGTCAATTTTGATACCATCAACTTCCTGACCAAAGCCGACATTCCAGCACAGGAA
Coding sequences:
- the rfbF gene encoding glucose-1-phosphate cytidylyltransferase — translated: MKVVILAGGLGTRLSEETITKPKPMVEIGGKPMLWHIMKIYAHYGFDEFIICLGYKGYMIKEYFINYFLYNSDITVELHNNKLDVHYSSAESFKVTLVDTGVDTNTAGRIKRIEPYLGSDDTFMLTYGDGVANVNIQKLVEFHKSHGRQATLTSIQPPGRFGNITTDEQGVIQHFQEKPEGDGTWINGGFFVLNRGIFKFLQGNMDSIQWEKKPLVDIAKHDQLTAYRHYGFWKCMDAMRDKIELEELWSSNQAPWKVW
- a CDS encoding SLBB domain-containing protein translates to MRTKDKLSHFIPRIRSYQAVFLLLLLTGSYQASAQTTPRSRVDQLSDEDVQNFYQRAQASGLSEAQIEQAAMSQGYTLDDIAKMRKRITALRSQASRPSSQTSIDKQTGRTLPSDLSRRTDSTTMRRDTSKKLRVFGASLFENANLSFEPNLRIATPRNYVVGPDDEIKIDISGASTGDFNLKVSPDGTVKIPDLAPIFVSGLTIEQAEQRIIDRLRKGGYQGLGAAGSGTSANIALTNIRSIRVTLVGEVVRPGTYTISSLGSAFNVLYLAGGPNPETGSFRKISVIRGNRVIRTIDLYDFILRADQRDNIQLRDQDVIRVADYETHVELTGQVRRPAIFEVLPGETLKTVLGFAGGFADDAYRASITLRRNTSRERRIVTITEEQIASFVPQRGDKYEVGKILERYENRVQVAGAVMRPGDYSLEPGLETVRQLISRADGLRKDAFTNRASIIRERPDMDKENLSFDLGKLMRNEIADIPLMRQDSLTVLSIRDLREEYYVTIEGAVNHPDTVDFVTNMSVADLIAQAGGFQEGAKPNLIEVSRRIRQDSSGMRTTKLEIYRFAIDRNLQITSVKRDSGSADEFRLQPFDIVYVRTSPNYTTQQQVYIYGEIMQPGNYSIFSREERISDLIKRAGGLKPQAYILGAQFKRKGDIIANDLSEILTNSGSEENLLLHDEDTLYIPQRPEIVTVQGGVLNPSSVSYKLEYKFDDYISEAGGFTDNSRKSKAYVVYPNGRKDRTHQFLFFLSRPKVYPGSTVVVPFKPLDNNRLSTAERLGILSLLATVSIALVNILLR
- a CDS encoding GNVR domain-containing protein yields the protein MSVTKIPKISKIGEDEIEIRLSDIVRFLKDSRKTVFFWSIVFLIVGVLYAISQQNEYTASVKVMPELKAATGAGGGLSDLRSLAGLAGVNLGNMSGASEAIRPDLYPDILQSLPFSLYLLSQPVKTSESSKSQVLQTYFSQQSEKGISAFIGRIFSSNDKNELEALVPSTSTTTLQLTREQEALSKTINARVVAEMDKRSGIITITSRMPDAVVAATVARLTLDYLTNYVTNYRTGKARKQVEFLMQQVNNARQRYESAELQLASYRDRNRNVYANTAKIEEQRLQADYMLTQSVYSELSKQLEQARIKIEEESPVFQVLEPARVPLRKSGPQRTVITIGFTIFGTIVGLAVFFIRRFMKRQSN
- the secA gene encoding preprotein translocase subunit SecA, coding for MINLIAKFFGTKSQRDIKELLPYVEKVNTEFVRLTDLSNDELRQVSASLKAQIADELADIDNQIAELSEQASHPDVDVNEKEHLFNQIDKLEADRNTELERVLLDILPRAFAVVKETARRFTENDQLTVTATNVDREIASRKKHITIDGEQAHWANRWDAAGTQVKWDMVHYDVQIIGGVVLHQGKIAEMATGEGKTLVATFPAFLNGLAGRGVHIVTVNDYLAKRDSEWMAPLFEFHGLRVDCIDKHQPNSDQRKNAYLADITYGTNNEFGFDYLRDNMAREPSELVQRKHHYAMVDEVDSVLIDDARTPLIISGPVPRGDEQDYIELKPRVARVVEAQRKLVYDFLNDAKKKIAAGDEKEGGLSLFRAHRGLPKHKPLIKFLSETGNKALLQKTESIYLAENQKLMPEADAPLYFTIDERHNGIDLTEKGIDYITGSGEDPNFFILPDLSIDLNVIEKDAEFSEQEKILHKEAVIRDYAVKTQRINTVNQLLKAFTLFEKDTEYVIMDGKVKIVDEQTGRIMEGRRWSDGLHQAVEAKENVKVEDATQTYATVTLQNYFRMYHKRAGMTGTAETEASEFWQIYKMDVVVIPTNRAISRADEEDKVYRSVREKYNAVVDEIASLVEKGRPVLVGTTSVENSELLSRFLTMRKIQHQVLNAKYHQREAEIVASAGFPGTVTIATNMAGRGTDIKLTPESRAAGGLAIIGTERHESRRVDRQLRGRAGRQGDPGTSQFFVSLEDSLMRLFGSERIAKVMDRMGLEEGEVIQHSMITKSIERAQKKVEENNFGIRKRLLEYDDVMNYQREAIYKRRRNALFGDRLPLDIANTMYDVVEETVNNSEGNYEEVKLQLLTTLGLSPTLTAQEFAAKKKPDQIRHLYNEAEANYQAKNHAIADKALPILTQVLNEQGHQIKNIVVPFSDGIHELTVVADLQKAVESGGREIVTEMEKAVTLSVIDQEWKEHLREMDDLKQSVQNAVFEQKDPLLVYKFESVELFKRFLNKVNFDTINFLTKADIPAQEAQEIQQEIRQAPTQRRPQPQPKLHTNIEDFDDDHLATGPEEYARRMAENDAMGAGAPPMPAQRQAPVRVAKLDRNARVNVQYVDGTVKRDVKYKTVENDLMSGKAMLID
- a CDS encoding GDP-mannose 4,6-dehydratase — encoded protein: MKTALICGVSGQDGAYLAKLLLDKGYTVYGGSRDAQMSAFRNLNRLGIIRDVHLVSISIHDFRSVLQTLLKVKPDEVYNLAGQSSVGLSFEQPVETLESISIGTLNLLEAIRFSNLPIKFYNAGSSECFGDTGSIIADENTPFRPRSPYGVAKAAAFWQVANYREAYQLYACTGILFNHESPLRPERFVTQKIVATACRIAQGSTEKLTLGNIDIARDWGWAPDYVEAMWLMLQQEQADDYVIATGQTHKLRDFIQVIFDAVGLNWGEHVRIDTTFFRPTDIAEGHANPTKARNKLDWQAKHTMEQVGHLMVKGYSVNKIT